The DNA region CTTAGGGTACCTTTCTTCCAAGTCAAGATGTTTTGCTAGTCACTCAGGCCCATTAGTGGATGCTTACCTCTGAATTGTGGCATCAAACATTTAATAATGTTTCTTGTTTAGCTCCTTCATGCCTATTGTAATTGGTGTAGGAATATTACCCATATTAAGGTTGTACCTAATTGCTGATTGTCAAGGGGCATTCTGATATGTTTTTGTGCTTGCAAATTAAGTCATTAGTCAATGGAATCAATGCGATTGTgccttgaaaagaaaaaggaaaaagaaagggtggTTAACAtatcagtctttttttttttgggggggtgtaGTAAAGAAATTGAAGTAATGCTGTATAAAACACAATGGTTTGGATTTATTTCCATGGGATGCACAAGTTTTGCTAACAAATGTAGCAAAATAGGACATGATGCCCATACGCAGGGGGGAAAGTCTGAGAAAGAAAGATGTATGGGCAATAAAATCCCCTCCCCCACCCCAACCCACACACCAACCAACTCAGCCTAGCTTTGTTCCTGTTCCCCTTTTCTCTATAATCTGATGCGTTGGTTCTCCTATAAAGTTTGAGACTTTATCCTGTTGGCAAGGACATGAACTTTGTATGTTGGCAAGGACACAAGTTTCTGTTTTATGTGGACAGTGTATTGTTGTATCATAATTTGGCATGAATCTGTCCccgtgtgtgtgagagagagagactacaTTTTGGACTATGGATTAGGatactacatttttttatttaaaaaagtaattaattaaatttcgTACACGGAAGAGGAGATTGAGCTTAGATATGGGAGAGAGTACCTTCCCAGTCAATGGGTCCTAGTTACCATGGAGAATATAGCAGCTATTTTCCTCtggatatatttttttgtacaaCTTTATTCTTTCCATTAGTTGAGATGTTGAGATCTGGTCTTCCTCCGTTCCATCTCCCTCATTTCCTCTGGTATTGCTGTTTGCTTATGAGTATGAATGCATATGTTATTACTGTTTATCCACATTTTTTGCTCCTAGCCCTGGTTCTTATTGATGTTTGTGGTTGCAGGATCTGAAGTGCTTCGTATTCTCTCTCATATCTCTTCATTTCAAGATCAAGCCAATATAGTATGGATTAGGAGTCCTCTGTTTTCTCTGCAATCTGCATTCGATTCTGTTTGCTATTGTAACAGTTACCGTACGGTCTTAGTCATTTGACAGTTAAGCACTTTTATTGGTACCTGGTGTGTATGGGAGTGGTTAGTTAGATTTGCCAATGTGTGCACACAGACTGGAATATTACAATGTTACCAAAGATTCCTAATTGCTTCCTGTGTTattgcttttttccttttttcagaATCGATTGCGTTTGAATCAGTATGATGCTAAGAGCCAATTTTGCACTCTCTTgtacttttttatttcattcatttttctctctctttaaattttagtaattttgctTGGGATTTCATTTCTAATGACTATCATGTATAATTTTATCTTCTCATAGTCCATGGGGAATATTGGAACAAAATTTTCCAATTAGGGGATTGATTGTTGAAATTTAGAATTTAGAAGGAGAATTGCAAATGTTGGAATGATTTATAAATAGCTGGAACCCCACGCTCTATTAGTCTCCTTCCCAACACCTTGAGACGCGTGATATATAAACACAATACTAACAGAAGCAAATAATGCATTCATATTCCCACTATATATTCATGCCCTCCGTTTTCTGGCCAATTCAACTCCCAAGCATATGCAATAGTGACATTTGTCGTATATTTTTAGTAAGATTAACACAATATATGATTCTCacaattcatattaaaaaatacatatcaGAAGGATGGTAGAAGATATTTTCccaaaacatattttttggaaatgacattttcacaatttttataagagtaatgctagatattatgttttatcctcctaaagttgatgtggctttcaaaattactatttgatcaaaatttgagtatgattcaattaaaatttaatggtgattttaaaagtcacatcagttttagaagaattttaagagaataaaaagatagtacctagcattactctttttctaATGTTAAGCGAAAGTAGTCTTAGCTGGCACATTTCAAAAAGAGCCCATAATCTCGCAAACAAACCGAGTAAAATtcttttacaaaaaaagaaaaagaaaaaagaaaacattctaATATCAAAACTGGAATAATAGAGTTCTTGTACTCACATAAACCTATTCTTGCACTGGAATAAGACAAACCTGGTGGTACAGCCAAACGCCACCAATCTTCCTCCAATAAACCACGTTCCCAGCACTAGGAACTCTAGCGCAGGACTCAAAGTCCACCGTCAGGCCAAACCACGGAGCAGCACCAACGCCCACGCACGGCAGAGAGAAACGCAGCCTAATCACGTCCACTGCACAGGTAACCCACTCGCAAACAATGGCCCAACACACCGTATAGCAAAAAAAGCTTCGAGGGGGTCTAGCCTCCACAGATTGCTTATagcaattgattgaaattgcTTATAGCATCCACAGAGGGGTCTTGCCTCCTCATGTGATTTCAATCCAACTCTTAAAGATTACTTGAGGAATTTAATCGTACTGtgaaaatgaatacaaaaaCACTGTTAAATTCTCACCCCAAGTCTTATGCTTCCTCTAATATTTATGCTCTTAATGCCTACTTCAAGCTCTTCTCATCAATGCCAGCTCCCACTTCACACACTGACATAGACACCAAAATAAGGTCCCTTTGTGAGAAACCCAATTCTCAATTCTCCGAGGCCGTTTCATTGTTTCAATGTGCCGTCGGTTCTTGCCTCTTGCCTTCTTGGTCAACCTGCAATTTCCTTGTTGATGTGCTTGCAAGGTCGAAAAATCATGACTTGGCTCTTTCGGTTTATAAGCAGATGACCCATGTTGGTGTTTCACCGAGTTTTCTCTCATTGAGTGGTTTGACTGATTGTTTTGTGAGCGCCCGGAAGCCCGAATTGGCGCTTGGGGTCATGGGGTTAATGGTGAAGTGGGGTTTTAGGTTTCATGTATTTGGTATGAATCGTATATTAAAGGGTTTGTGCCAAAATGGTGAGGTTGGGAATGCAATGGGTTTGTTCCGAGAAATGCAAAGGAATTGTGTATCACCAGATATTATTAGTTACAACATTCTTATAAATGGACTTTGCAAGGCGAAGAAATTGAGAGAAGCGGTATGTTTGTTTGTTGACATGGAGGCGGCTGATTGTCACCCGAATTTGGTAACATACACGACTTTGGTAGATGGTCTTTGTAAGGATGGTAGAGTTGATGAGGCAATGGATGTGTGggaggagatgaagaagaaaggtCTGGATGCGGATGTTATTGTGTACAGTGCCCTTATAAATGGCCTTTCTTTTAAAGGAAATGTTGATAGAGCGAAAGATGTTTTTGATGAGATGCTGGGAAAGGGAATTCTCCCCAATGTAGTTACTTATAATCCTTTGATGCATAATCTTTGTAGGATGGGGCATTGGAAAGAGGCCACTGTGATGTTGAATGATATGGAAGAACGTGGAATTCGCCTTGATGTTGTTACTTATACGGTGTTAATTGAAGGGCTTTGCAAAGATGGGAGGGCTAGAAATGCCATGGACATATTGGACTTGATGCTTGAGAAGGGAGTAGAGCCTAGCACTCAAACATATAATGTTATAATTAATGGACTATGCAAGGGGGGCATGGTCAGTGAAGCTTTTAAAATATTGGAAATGATGACTAAGAAGGGGATAGAGCCTGATGTGGTTACTTACAATACATTGTTGATGGGACTTTGTGGTGACGGGAAGGTTGATGAGGCGATGaaactcttaaaatttattttgaatgggGAGAGCTTTGTTGAACCGAATGTCATGACATTTAACTTGTTAATTCAGGGATTCTGCAAGGAAGGCTGTCTTGATGAGGCTGTAGAGATATATCATATGATGGTTGAAAAGGGGATCTCAGGTAGCATTGTAACTTACAATTTTTTGATTGGGGGGTATCTGAAGGCAGGAATGGTTGGCAAAGCCATGGAACTATGGAAACATGCACTGGACTTGGGACTTTCTCCAAACTCAACCACATATAGTATTATAATTGATGGTTTTTGCAAAATGCCTATACTTAGTGTTGCTAAGGGCATTTTTAGTAAAATGAAGACTTGTGGGCTTAGTCCGACGGTGTTTGATTACAATACATTGATGGCATCCTTGTGCAAGGAGGGTAGCTTGGAGCAAGCTAGGAGGCTGTTTCAAGAAATGAGAAATTCAACTCATGCACCAGATGTTGCATCATTTACTATAATAATCAATGCAACTTTCAAAGCAGGAGATTTTCAATGTGCCAAGGAATTGCTAATGGACATGCTTGAATTAGGTTTAATGCCTGATCATTTGACCTTTTCCGTATTAATAAATAGATTGTCAAAACTTGGTCTATTGGAAGATGCTAAAAGTGTTTTTGAGAGAATGATAGATAGTGGTTTTACACCAGACACCTTCGTATATGATTCTTTACTTAAGGGCTTTGCTTCAAAGGGAGAAACCAAAGCAATCATTGACCTGCTTCATCAAATGGCAGATAAGGGTCTTGTTCTTGACTCAGAAATAATTTCTACCATCTTGACATGCCTTTGTGATATGTCAAAAGACGTTGATGTTATGGAGATTCTGCCCAATTTTTCCAAAGAGGCATCAAAAGGAGCAAGCATTTCATGCGACGAGCTTTTATCAAAACTGAACAAGTCTCACCCAGAACTTAAATTTTGTGTTGCGTGATACTCTGCATCTCAAGAAAGGCTTGCCGATGCAATAATAGATCTCCAACAGTACTCTCCTAAGTAAGTCTTCACTATAATCTTTCGTTTTTAAGTACTTCTTCATAGCATGCTCTGTATATTCTCTTCTTATATTAGCCAAAGGCTTCTTGCAAAGGACGATTTATGGCAGGTCACAAAGATATGATTTGTCTTTCTACATTTGATTTGattctgtttttttgttttattgttttgttgtcTGGGGATATATTTGAATGTTATCGTTCCATAGGAGTAAAATTTGGTTaactcaaattttttgtttgtctgGATCTCATATCTTTTGTCCTTTACAGCATTGCCCCTTTCTATCTTGTTTATACCAAATGCTGCAAGAAATGATCTTATTATGTTTATTCTATTGCTTAGTGCATTGGTAAGCAAATCTTAAACTTAACATAAAcgggggagaaaaaaataaaaccaatagTCTTGTAGGTTAGTTATTAGCACAGTAGCTTACCATTAGAATCTCACACTAGTTTTTTCTTGTCTATCCTTTGTGAATGATCAGATGTTTTACTTCCCTTGCAAACCATCATGGCTTAATTAAGTAGTTTCAACACTCTTTTGAAGCATGCTAATGCTGCTTTACGAgctaaattgtatatatatgctGCGACAGGGCCTTAGGGCATTTGGAAGGTTCAGTTCTACTCTTGTGAGAGCATTGGTTTTGGACAAAGAATAGCTTCCCTCTTCATACCTATGTGTTGAGCACTGGAAGGTTCTAGTCGAGGTTTAGCACTTCATTTCATCACGTACAAAAACTGGCCTTCACTTCAGGACATGCATGCAGAGTTATTGAAACTAAAGGGTAAGAGACAAGAAGTCCTAAACACCAATCTGTGAAATCAGATATTCGACCAATATACTGTCACCTGAGAGAGATACAGACTGAACTATTGTTATGGTTGGAACTTATTGCAAGTATGGAAGGATGAATTGCAGAGTAGATTCTCATACTTATACAACATGGAAGATGGATGTCAAGAATCTCCAGTGCAGATTCCAAAGCAGAAAAGACAGCTTGGTGAATATCAGGCTTTAAAGTTTCAAGATGAGGTCTTAACATGAAGCAGGAGAACAAGAAGGTTTCCAAAAACTGCAAGCAGGCCTCAATTGCGTGAGTGCATTGAAGGTTGATGTTAAGAAGACACTGGTGCAAGATCTTGGGATTTTAGTGTCAGAAACAAACAAGAAGTTGGGCCCAAATTCCCTTGCGGTCTTTCTTATTTGGGGTTAAGTTGAAGAAGCAAAAGACAtcaatcttctctttttgtGACTCCAGCATTGCAGAAACAAGCAGCTGGAGTCCCTATGTAGATTAGCCTTTCTCTACTTGTTTTGCTTTGTCATTtacttttttggtgtttgaaaaCTCATtgattggagtttttttttgttgatactGGGTTTTAGATTCCTTTGCAGATAGAAATTGCAGAGGGTTTCTTGTTCTtgtaattttggttttaaacccaagtaaataaaatatgtttccTTATATTCGGTTTGTAATATAAGTATATGATCTTTTTAAGGATTCCTCCCTTTATTTCAATCCTCACTTTCCGAATTTCAATTCTGTGTATCAAGAAACCTTTGAGCGGCTTATTTTATGTGTTAGCACTTTTTATCTTCCCATGGATTTCCATTACTGTATATTGCAATGAGAAAACCATAATTATGCATTTgctctggaaaaaaaaaaaaaaaaatacagggaaaagcACAATTCTACATGTCACATGACTCAAGCCTGCTGAGTGCTAACACTATGGCCAAAAAGGTGTTGAACAAAACTTTTACCAAGATCCAAGGATAAGTATGTGGGCATCCGAAAGAGGATGATAAATCAAAGCTAGGATCTTCTGCAATTTTAGTGCTTATTCTCTTGGAATCTCAGGAAATAAGATCCTATATAATCAAACTAAATCCTCCATTTCAAAAGCTACGCGACAGGGATCAGGACTCATTTGGGGGGTCATGGAACTGACATAAAATTTACACTGGTGTTCAACCATGTCTTAATTAACCATCTGAAGGGTAGCCCacataactctctctctctctctctctctctcttaagaAGACATTTTAGCATCCAAAGAGGAGCACTCCTTTCAAAGTGAAACCATCCACCTCAAAAGGATACTCATCTTGAATGCTCAAATGCATCCCCGGCAATCACCCTGAACAAATTGAGCAAACAATTTACACCAATGACAAAGATACTCATCCCATCATTTAATTTACACATTTTCATTTAACATCTGAATTTACACccaaaaaatttcctaaaaacAATTCAGCatagaacccaaaaaaattctGTTCATTTGCACAGGTTCTCAACCTTCTCCCCTTCAATCTCATAGCGAGCCTCATTTTTGCTTAAAACCTCCGACTTTTCACCCGCATCCATCAACTATCATGCATGACAACGCTTTTGTTCTCACAGTTCACCTCATGGTGCAGGTTTATTGTCATCTCTTGCTGGTGAACCCATAATCTCTTTATCATTTTTGCTTTGTGTAGCTTCAGCCTGGTTGTCAATAACAGCTTTGTGATCACTCTCAGCTGTCTTCATGTTCAGAGAGCTATTAGGATTTTTAACATCtgtcatttgttttttgaacTCTGCGTTCATGTCTTGTGATGGCGCTTTATCTTCTTGAACTTGCTCACTCTGTGCATTTCCTGAGACACAAGCTCCGTCTTCTTGGATTTGCTCTTTGAGTGCATAGCCGGACTCACGAACTTTGATCTCTTCTGCAGTCTTAACCTCTTGTTTTGGCACAAGTTCACAGGGAAGACTAGAGCTAACCGCATTAGTCTGTTCAGATGACATATTCGATGATGTGGCAAATACAGATGGAGTATGCTGAACTGGTGGTGAGGCAGCTTTTCCTGAGCCGGGATGTGAAACTTTGATCTCTTCTGCAGTCTTAGCCTCTTGTTTTGGCACAAGTTCACAGGGAAGACTAGATGTAACAGCATTAGTCTGTTCAGACAACATATTTGAAGATGCGGCAATCGTGGATGAAGTATGCTGAACTGTTGGCGAGGCAGCATTTACTGAACCAGGNNNNNNNNNNNNNNNNNNNNNNNNNNNNNNNNNNNNNNNNNNNNNNNNNNNNNNNNNNNNNNNNNNNNNNNNNNNNNNNNNNNNNNNNNNNNNNNNNNNNGCAGGAATGGTTGACAAAGCCATGGAACTATGGAAACATGCACTGGACTTGGGACTTTCTCCAAACTCAACCACATATAGTATTATAATTGATGGTTTTTGCAAAATGCCTATACTTAGTGTTGCTAAGGGCATTTTTAGTAAAATGAAGACTTGTGGGCTTAGTCCGACGGTGTTTGATTACAATACATTGATGGCATCCTTGTGCAAGGAGGGTAGCTTGGAGCAAGCTAGGAGGCTGTTTCAAGAAATGAGAAATTCAACTCATGCACCAGATGTTGCATCATTTACTATAATAATCAATGCAACTTTCAAAGCAGGAGATTTTCAATGTGCCAAGGAATTGCTAATGGACATGCTTGAATTAGGTTTAATGCCTGATCATTTGACCTTTTCCGTATTAATAAATAGATTGTCAAAACTTGGTCTATTGGAAGATGCTAAAAGTGTTTTTGAGAGAATGATAGATAGTGGTTTTACACCAGACACCTTTGTATATGATTCTTTACTTAAGGGCTTTGCTTCAAAGGGAGAAACCAAAGCAATCATTGACCTGCTTCATCAAATGGCAGATAAGGGTCTTGTTCTTGACTCAGAAATAATTTCTACCATCTTGACATGCCTTTGTGATATGTCAAAAGACGTTGATGTTATGGAGATTCTGCCCAATTTTTCCAAAGAGGCATCAAAAGGAGCAAGCATTTCATGCGACGAGCTTTTATCAAAACTGAACAAGTCTCACCCAGAACTTAAATTTTGTGTTGCGTGATACTCTGCATCTCAAGAAAGGCTTGCCGATGCAATAATAGATCTCCAACAGTACTCTCCTAAGTAAGTCTTCACTATAATCTTTCGTTTTTAAGTACTTCTTCATAGCATGCTCTGTATATTCTCTTCTTATATTAGCCAAAGGCTTCTTGCAAAGGACGATTTATGGCAGGTCACAAAGATATGATTTGTCTTTCTACATTTGATTTGattctgtttttttgttttattgttttgttgtcTGGGGATATATTTGAATGTTATCGTTCCATAGGAGTAAAATTTGGTTaactcaaattttttgtttgtctgGATCTCATATCTTTTGTCCTTTACAGCATTGCCCCTTTCTATCTTGTTTATACCAAATGCTGCAAGAAATGATCTTATTATGTTTATTCTATTGCTTAGTGCATTGGTAAGCAAATCTTAAACTTAACATAAAcgggggagaaaaaaataaaaccaatagTCTTGTAGGTTAGTTATTAGCACAGTAGCTTACCATTAGAATCTCACACTAGTTTTTTCTTGTCTATCCTTTGTGAATGATCAGATGTTTTACTTCCCTTGCAAACCATCATGGCTTAATTAAGTAGTTTCAACACTCTTTTGAAGCATGCTAATGCTGCTTTACGAgctaaattgtatatatatgctGCGACAGGGCCTTAGGGCATTTGGAAGGTTCAGTTCTACTCTTGTGAGAGCATTGGTTTTGGACAAAGAATAGCTTCCCTCTTCATACCTATGTGTTGAGCACTGGAAGGTTCTAGTCGAGGTTTAGCACTTCATTTCATCACGTACAAAAACTGGCCTTCACTTCAGGACATGCATGCAGAGTTATTGAAACTAAAGGGTAAGAGACAAGAAGTCCTAAACACCAATCTGTGAAATCAGATATTCGACCAATATACTGTCACCTGAGAGAGATACAGACTGAACTATTGTTATGGTTGGAACTTATTGCAAGTATGGAAGGATGAATTGCAGAGTAGATTCTCATACTTATACAACATGGAAGATGGATGTCAAGAATCTCCAGTGCAGATTCCAAAGCAGAAAAGACAGCTTGGTGAATATCAGGCTTTAAAGTTTCAAGATGAGGTCTTAACATGAAGCAGGAGAACAAGAAGGTTTCCAAAAACTGCAAGCAGGCCTCAATTGCGTGAGTGCATTGAAGGTTGATGTTAAGAAGACACTGGTGCAAGATCTTGGGATTTTAGTGTCAGAAACAAACAAGAAGTTGGGCCCAAATTCCCTTGCGGTCTTTCTTATTTGGGGTTAAGTTGAAGAAGCAAAAGACAtcaatcttctctttttgtGACTCCAGCATTGCAGAAACAAGCAGCTGGAGTCCCTATGTAGATTAGCCTTTCTCTACTTGTTTTGCTTTGTCATTtacttttttggtgtttgaaaaCTCATtgattggagtttttttttgttgatactGGGTTTTAGATTCCTTTGCAGATAGAAATTGCAGAGGGTTTCTTGTTCTtgtaattttggttttaaacccaagtaaataaaatatgtttccTTATATTCGGTTTGTAATATAAGTATATGATCTTTTTAAGGATTCCTCCCTTTATTTCAATCCTCAGTTTCCGAAATTCAATTGTGTGTATCAAGAAACCTTTGAGCGGCTTATTTTATGTGTTAGCACTTTTTATCTTCCCATGGATTTCCATTACTGTATATTGCAATGAGAAAACCATACTTATGCatttgctcaggaaaaaaaaaaaatacagggaaaagcACAATTTTACATGTCACATGACTCAAGCCTGCTGAGTGCTAACACTATGGCCAAAAAGGTGTTCAACAAAACTTTTACCAAGATCCAAGGATAAGTATGTGGGCATCCGAAAGAGGATGATAAATCAAAGCTAGGATCTTCTGCAATTTTAGTGCTTATTCTCTTGGAATCTCAGGAAATAAGATCCTATATAATCAAACTAAATCCTCCATTTCAAAAGCTACGCGACAGGGATCAGGACTCATTTGGGGGGTCATGGAACTGACATAAAATTTACACTGGTGTTCAACCATGTCTTAATTAACCATCTGAAGGGTAGCCCacataactctctctctctctctctctctctcttaagaAGACATTTTAGCATCCAAAGAGGAGCACTCCTTTCAAAGTGAAACCATCCACCTCAAAAGGATACTCATCTTGAATGCTCAAATGCATCCCCGGCAATCACCCTGAACAAATTGAGCAAACAATTTACACCAATGACAAAGATACTCATCCCATCATTTAATTTACACATTTTCATTTAACATCTGAATTTACACccaaaaaatttcctaaaaacAATTCAGCatagaacccaaaaaaattctGTTCATTTGCACAGGTTCTCAACCTTCTCCCCTTCAATCTCATAGCGAGCCTCATTTTTGCTTAAAACCTCCGACTTTTCACCCGCATCCATCAACTATCATGCATGACAACGCTTTTGTTCTCACAGTTCACCTCATGGTGCAGGTTTATTGTCATCTCTTGCTGGTGAACCCATAATCTCTTTATCATTTTTGCTTTGTGTAGCTTCAGCCTGGTTGTCAATAACAGCTTTGTGATCACTCTCAGCTGTCTTCATGTTCAGAGAGCTATTAGGATTTTTAACATCtgtcatttgttttttgaacTCTGCGTTCATGTCTTGTGATGGCGCTTTATCTTCTTGAACTTGCTCACTCTGTGCATTTCCTGAGACACAAGCTCCGTCTTCTTGGATTTGCTCTTTGAGTGCATAGCCGGACTCACGAACTTTGATCTCTTCTGCAGTCTTAACCTCTTGTTTTGGCACAAGTTCACAGGGAAGACTAGAGCTAACCGCATTAGTCTGTTCAGATGACATATTCGATGATGTGGCAAATACAGATGGAGTATGCTGAACTGGTGGTGAGGCAGCTTTTCCTGAGCCGGGATGTGAAACTTTGATCTCTTCTGCAGTCTTAGCCTCTTGTTTTGGCACAAGTTCACAGGGAAGACTAGATGTAACAGCATTAGTCTGTTCAGACAACATATTTGAAGATGCGGCAATCGTGGATGAAGTATGCTGAACTGTTGGCGAGGCAGCATTTACTGAACCAGGATGAGAAGCAGTAGGTGTGACAGTGACAGCAGGATGAGATGAACCTGGTGTGGCTCCAAGGCCAGGCATGGACGATTTGGTTGAAGAACCTCCTGTGGGTTTGATAAGGACAGCATTCTTTGCCTGAGTAGCCTTGATAAATGATATAGCATCTGATGGAGAGACAATGCGGGCACCAGCAGCAACTGCAGTTGCTCTTAACACAGAATCTGAGCCAATAGTAGGCATTGTTGAAGGGGTTTTTGACGATACCCAGGGTTTTGCTGTGGAACCCAACAATCCCACAGGAGATGATTTTGTAGGGATGGGGCCTTGTTGAGACTGGTCTTGGGCTTGTAGAAGGCTGCTGCCAGCAACAGTAGCTTCAGCAGTTGTGGTAGGAGGCACAGAGTTACTGGTCGTATTTGTGCTAACTGTCACAAATTCAAGGAGAGATCATCCAAATTTGGGACAAACAAGTGCCAAAAACTAATTGCGTTAATCGAAAACCAAAAAATTGTTAGCTATCAAGTATCAATCATGCAAATGAAGGTAATTATTCAGAGAAATTCATCACAACTTTGTCAATTTGTAAGTTCAGCAAAAGTAGTGCTAGTTTAAAGCTGTAAGAACCATACATCATTTATCTTATCCTCTCATGAATCATCACCTGGCCACCTTGtcaaaatcttatccaatcaATGTTgcagaaaattaataaatccATTCATTCtccaaatgattaaaaacaaggaaaaaaaaggttatatatatatatacatagaggGGCGGACCCAAGATTTTCTGCGTGGGGGGTCCGAATCtacgtaaataaataaatacataggaataattttatataccacatttttatcccaaacttgtctcacaatattgatgtgGCAGTCTTAGGCTCTCAACtaacccttgatttttttttcaacaaaggACTGATCCACTATTTGAAATCCTAATATAACTGCTTCAATTTGCCAATATACCCTCTTACTAGAATATATGAATTGATTGGCTCGAACTCTCCTAATAATTTGTGATTGGCCCTAAAAAAGTAATTAGTTCATGGGAAGGTATTCTTTTCACCAGAGATAAATTTCCAACTCTTCACttgtaaaatttgtattttagtGAGGCATTCAACATCAATCAGCCTTTATGGGTCCTAACTTGTTTATGTATTCTTTCACCATTCATTATAAAAGGCAAGCTTCCACTTTGAACTCTTCACTTGCTACAAGCTTGACAGTAAAAAGTGTACGTTTTGCTGCAAGCCAGCAAATCCTTCTAAAAGTCTTGACTTTGGGCGAGAGGTTTTGCTGTAAGCCTGACAAATCTAACATTAAAAAGCAAACCTACAAAATGCAAATCAAATCAATCGTACTTCAAGAAGCCATTTGAGGGGGGTGATCTGTTAGTTGAGGGGgatgaataaatatatatgaggGACatttgttgtaaaaaaaaaaaaatctagtgtttTTATTGGACTTCTATACAACTTTGGGGTTGCCATGGACCCCCCAAAGCACCACGTGGGTCCACCGCTAACATACATACACACAAGATCTCCACATAATGCAAACATAGCTAAGTGCTGGACCCAGCACCACAGAAGCTTAAAAGTATTGGCCTTAACTAGACATTGATCAATGTGACGAAAAACTACTCCTGCTGCTATTCACCTTCCACTACAACCTAAGGGATAACTGATAAACAGCTCATAAAGATGTTCAAACCACCAAGTAGTGAAGACCCATAATGAGTGGTTAAATAAGCATATCTTAGTCTTGCAAATAAATCCAATAAGATTGTAACAGG from Corylus avellana chromosome ca10, CavTom2PMs-1.0 includes:
- the LOC132164739 gene encoding pentatricopeptide repeat-containing protein At4g28010-like yields the protein MNTKTLLNSHPKSYASSNIYALNAYFKLFSSMPAPTSHTDIDTKIRSLCEKPNSQFSEAVSLFQCAVGSCLLPSWSTCNFLVDVLARSKNHDLALSVYKQMTHVGVSPSFLSLSGLTDCFVSARKPELALGVMGLMVKWGFRFHVFGMNRILKGLCQNGEVGNAMGLFREMQRNCVSPDIISYNILINGLCKAKKLREAVCLFVDMEAADCHPNLVTYTTLVDGLCKDGRVDEAMDVWEEMKKKGLDADVIVYSALINGLSFKGNVDRAKDVFDEMLGKGILPNVVTYNPLMHNLCRMGHWKEATVMLNDMEERGIRLDVVTYTVLIEGLCKDGRARNAMDILDLMLEKGVEPSTQTYNVIINGLCKGGMVSEAFKILEMMTKKGIEPDVVTYNTLLMGLCGDGKVDEAMKLLKFILNGESFVEPNVMTFNLLIQGFCKEGCLDEAVEIYHMMVEKGISGSIVTYNFLIGGYLKAGMVGKAMELWKHALDLGLSPNSTTYSIIIDGFCKMPILSVAKGIFSKMKTCGLSPTVFDYNTLMASLCKEGSLEQARRLFQEMRNSTHAPDVASFTIIINATFKAGDFQCAKELLMDMLELGLMPDHLTFSVLINRLSKLGLLEDAKSVFERMIDSGFTPDTFVYDSLLKGFASKGETKAIIDLLHQMADKGLVLDSEIISTILTCLCDMSKDVDVMEILPNFSKEASKGASISCDELLSKLNKSHPELKFCVA
- the LOC132163874 gene encoding pentatricopeptide repeat-containing protein At4g28010-like codes for the protein MVDKAMELWKHALDLGLSPNSTTYSIIIDGFCKMPILSVAKGIFSKMKTCGLSPTVFDYNTLMASLCKEGSLEQARRLFQEMRNSTHAPDVASFTIIINATFKAGDFQCAKELLMDMLELGLMPDHLTFSVLINRLSKLGLLEDAKSVFERMIDSGFTPDTFVYDSLLKGFASKGETKAIIDLLHQMADKGLVLDSEIISTILTCLCDMSKDVDVMEILPNFSKEASKGASISCDELLSKLNKSHPELKFCVA